In Streptomyces sp. NBC_01426, one genomic interval encodes:
- a CDS encoding MMPL family transporter, translating into MAAIARWCMRHRLVTVLIWLLALGGTAAAAGSAGSAFTNDYEVPGTESAKANTLLREGFHGQGGDTNTVVWRAPDHQSARTPAVEERMTRALDAIAALPGVGSVAGPYGPAPEQAARISPDGRTAYAVVTFDRPADAVPKDQARAVVTTAKNPTTESDGLQVELGGRAIGLTEATGAHLAEAIGVAIAAVVLFLAFGSLAASLLPIATALVSVGTAYFGITLLGHAMPVADFAPMLGTLVGLGVGIDYALFIVTRHRKALARGLPVEQAAADAVATTGRAVVFAGATVCIALLGMLVLRLNFLDGVAIAASLTVVLTVAASVTLLPALLSYIGTRALSRRERRTLAREGPRPEPPTGFAVRWSTFVERRPKLLGAVATTVMVVLALPTFGLHLGTSDQGNNPATATTRKAYDLLAEGFGPGTNGPLAVVARLDGAGGRVAVDRLTEALRTTEGVASAGPAVFNGSGDTAVLTVVPDSSPQSRATSDLVDTLRRDVIPHVANDGSTEVHVGGVTAGYDDFAEVIIGKLPLFVGVVIALGCVLLLLAFRSIGIPVKAAVMNVAAVASSFGVVVAIFQWGWGSETMGLGSAGPIEPFLPVIMVSVLFGLSMDYQVFLVSRMYEEWLETGDNKRAVRVGLAETSRVINSAAVIMISVFLAFVLSGDRIIAMFGIGLAVAVALDAFVLRTLLVPALMHMLGGANWWLPAWLDRRLPRISIEPPPSHAPSTLPAQRPDADTARDGSGTGNGHGGGGGKGGAGKDTGQGEYQDKDKDEDEAAQPTASR; encoded by the coding sequence TTGGCAGCAATCGCACGCTGGTGCATGCGACACCGACTGGTCACCGTCCTGATCTGGTTGCTCGCTCTCGGCGGCACCGCCGCGGCAGCGGGAAGCGCCGGATCGGCCTTCACCAACGACTACGAGGTCCCCGGGACCGAGTCCGCCAAGGCCAACACCCTGCTGCGCGAAGGCTTCCACGGCCAGGGCGGCGACACGAACACCGTCGTCTGGCGGGCCCCGGACCACCAGAGCGCCCGCACCCCCGCCGTCGAAGAGCGCATGACCCGGGCACTGGACGCGATCGCCGCACTCCCCGGCGTCGGATCGGTCGCCGGCCCCTACGGACCCGCCCCCGAACAGGCCGCCCGGATCAGCCCCGACGGGCGCACCGCCTACGCCGTCGTCACCTTCGACCGGCCCGCCGACGCCGTGCCCAAGGACCAGGCCAGAGCCGTCGTCACCACGGCCAAGAACCCCACCACCGAGTCCGACGGCCTCCAAGTCGAGCTGGGCGGCCGGGCGATCGGCCTGACCGAGGCAACCGGCGCCCACCTCGCCGAGGCCATCGGCGTGGCCATCGCCGCCGTGGTCCTCTTCCTCGCCTTCGGCTCCCTCGCCGCGAGCCTGCTGCCCATCGCGACCGCGCTGGTCAGCGTGGGCACCGCCTACTTCGGCATCACCCTGCTCGGACACGCCATGCCGGTCGCGGACTTCGCCCCGATGCTCGGCACCCTCGTGGGCCTCGGCGTCGGCATCGACTACGCGTTGTTCATCGTCACCCGGCACCGCAAGGCCCTCGCCCGCGGCCTCCCGGTCGAGCAGGCCGCCGCGGACGCCGTCGCCACCACCGGCCGGGCCGTCGTCTTCGCCGGCGCGACCGTCTGCATCGCCCTGCTCGGCATGCTGGTGCTGAGACTGAACTTCCTCGACGGCGTCGCGATCGCGGCCTCCCTGACCGTGGTCCTCACCGTCGCCGCCTCCGTGACACTGCTCCCCGCCCTCCTCTCCTACATCGGCACGCGCGCCCTCTCGCGCCGCGAACGCCGTACGCTCGCACGGGAAGGCCCCCGGCCCGAGCCCCCCACCGGCTTCGCCGTCCGCTGGTCGACCTTCGTCGAACGCCGGCCCAAGCTCCTCGGCGCGGTCGCCACGACCGTGATGGTGGTCCTGGCGCTGCCGACCTTCGGCCTCCACCTCGGTACCTCCGACCAGGGCAACAACCCGGCCACCGCCACCACCCGCAAGGCGTACGACCTGCTGGCCGAAGGCTTCGGACCCGGGACCAACGGACCGCTCGCGGTCGTCGCCCGCCTCGACGGCGCCGGCGGCCGGGTCGCCGTCGACCGCCTGACCGAAGCCCTGCGCACCACCGAGGGCGTCGCGTCCGCGGGCCCCGCGGTCTTCAACGGCAGCGGGGACACCGCCGTCCTGACGGTCGTACCGGACTCCTCCCCGCAGTCCCGGGCCACGAGCGACCTGGTCGACACGCTCCGCCGGGACGTCATCCCGCACGTCGCGAACGACGGCTCGACCGAGGTCCACGTGGGCGGCGTGACCGCCGGCTACGACGACTTCGCCGAGGTCATCATCGGGAAGCTGCCGCTCTTCGTCGGCGTGGTCATCGCCCTCGGCTGCGTGCTCCTGCTGCTCGCCTTCCGGTCCATAGGCATCCCGGTGAAGGCGGCCGTCATGAACGTCGCCGCCGTCGCCTCGTCCTTCGGCGTCGTCGTCGCGATCTTCCAATGGGGCTGGGGCAGCGAGACGATGGGTCTCGGCAGCGCCGGCCCGATCGAGCCCTTCCTGCCCGTCATCATGGTCTCGGTGCTCTTCGGACTGTCCATGGACTACCAGGTCTTCCTGGTCAGCCGGATGTACGAGGAATGGCTGGAGACGGGGGACAACAAGCGGGCCGTCCGCGTGGGCCTCGCCGAGACCAGCCGGGTGATCAACTCCGCTGCCGTCATCATGATCTCGGTGTTCCTCGCCTTCGTGCTCAGCGGCGACCGCATCATCGCGATGTTCGGCATCGGCCTCGCCGTGGCCGTCGCACTCGACGCCTTCGTGCTGCGCACCCTGCTGGTCCCCGCGCTCATGCACATGCTCGGCGGCGCCAACTGGTGGCTGCCCGCCTGGCTCGACCGCAGGCTCCCGCGCATCAGCATCGAACCCCCGCCCTCCCACGCCCCTTCCACGCTCCCGGCGCAGCGACCCGACGCGGACACCGCCCGGGACGGCAGCGGTACGGGCAACGGCCACGGCGGCGGCGGCGGCAAGGGCGGCGCCGGCAAGGACACGGGCCAAGGCGAGTACCAGGACAAGGACAAGGACGAGGACGAGGCCGCGCAGCCCACCGCATCCCGGTGA
- the gatB gene encoding Asp-tRNA(Asn)/Glu-tRNA(Gln) amidotransferase subunit GatB, which produces MSFTELLSYEDALASYDPVMGLEVHVELGTRTKMFCGCSTELGGRPNSQTCPVCLGLPGALPVVNEIGIESAIKIGLALNCDIAEWCRFARKNYFYPDMPKNFQTSQYDEPIAFNGFLDVQLEDGEIFRVEIERAHMEEDTGKSLHVGGATGRIHGASHSLLDYNRAGIPLIEIVTKPIEGAGERAPEVAKAYVAELREVIKALDVSEARMDKGQMRCDVNLSLRPNGTEKFGTRSETKNVNSLRSVERAARYEIQRHAAVLSSGGTIVQETRHFHEEDGSTTAGRIKDNAEDYRYFPEPDLVPVAPARAWVEELRTGLPEMPRVRRNRLREEWGVSEHDMQSILNAGAVDSIVATIEAGADSAAARKWWMGELARNANEQGVVVDELPITPAQVARVAALVAAGDLNDKLARQVIEGVLAGEGTPDEVVDKRGLKVVSDEGALGAAVDEAIAGNAAIADKIRGGKVAAVGALVGAVMKTTRGQADAARVKELILERLGVSEG; this is translated from the coding sequence GTGAGCTTCACTGAACTGCTGTCGTACGAGGACGCCCTCGCGTCGTACGACCCCGTCATGGGCCTGGAGGTCCATGTCGAGCTCGGCACCAGGACCAAGATGTTCTGCGGCTGCTCGACCGAGCTGGGTGGCCGGCCCAACTCGCAGACCTGCCCGGTCTGCCTCGGTCTGCCGGGCGCGCTGCCGGTCGTCAACGAGATCGGCATCGAATCCGCGATCAAGATCGGCCTGGCGCTGAACTGCGACATCGCCGAGTGGTGCCGCTTCGCCCGGAAGAACTACTTCTATCCGGACATGCCGAAGAACTTCCAGACCTCCCAGTACGACGAGCCCATCGCCTTCAACGGCTTCCTGGACGTCCAGCTGGAGGACGGCGAGATCTTCCGCGTGGAGATCGAGCGCGCCCACATGGAGGAGGACACCGGCAAGTCGCTGCACGTCGGCGGCGCCACCGGTCGCATCCACGGCGCGTCCCACTCGCTGCTGGACTACAACCGCGCCGGCATCCCGCTCATCGAGATCGTCACCAAGCCGATCGAGGGCGCCGGCGAGCGGGCCCCCGAGGTCGCCAAGGCGTACGTCGCGGAGCTGCGCGAGGTCATCAAGGCGCTCGACGTGTCCGAGGCCCGGATGGACAAGGGCCAGATGCGCTGCGACGTGAACCTGTCGCTGCGCCCCAACGGCACCGAGAAGTTCGGCACCCGCTCGGAGACGAAGAACGTCAACTCGCTCCGCTCCGTGGAGCGCGCGGCGCGCTACGAGATCCAGCGCCACGCGGCCGTGCTGTCCTCCGGCGGCACGATCGTGCAGGAGACCCGGCACTTCCACGAGGAGGACGGCTCCACCACCGCCGGCCGCATCAAGGACAACGCCGAGGACTACCGGTACTTCCCGGAGCCCGACCTGGTGCCCGTCGCCCCGGCCCGCGCCTGGGTCGAGGAACTGCGCACCGGCCTGCCCGAGATGCCGCGCGTGCGGCGCAACCGGCTCCGCGAGGAGTGGGGCGTCAGCGAGCACGACATGCAGTCGATCCTCAACGCGGGCGCGGTGGACTCCATCGTCGCCACCATCGAGGCGGGCGCCGACTCGGCGGCCGCGCGCAAGTGGTGGATGGGCGAGCTGGCCCGCAACGCCAACGAGCAGGGCGTCGTCGTCGACGAGCTGCCGATCACCCCGGCCCAGGTGGCCAGGGTCGCGGCGCTGGTCGCCGCGGGCGACCTGAACGACAAGCTGGCCCGCCAGGTCATCGAGGGCGTCCTCGCCGGCGAGGGCACCCCGGACGAGGTCGTCGACAAGCGCGGCCTGAAGGTCGTCTCGGACGAGGGCGCGCTCGGCGCGGCCGTGGACGAGGCCATCGCGGGCAACGCGGCCATCGCCGACAAGATCCGCGGCGGCAAGGTCGCCGCCGTCGGCGCCCTGGTCGGGGCGGTCATGAAGACCACCCGCGGTCAGGCCGACGCGGCGCGCGTCAAGGAACTCATCCTGGAGCGCCTGGGCGTCTCCGAGGGCTAG
- the gatA gene encoding Asp-tRNA(Asn)/Glu-tRNA(Gln) amidotransferase subunit GatA produces MIEIIKLTAAETAEKIASGELTAVEVTEAHLARIEAVDEKVHAFLHVDRDGALAQARAVDAKRAAGEKLGPLAGVPLALKDIFTTIGVPTTVGSKILEGWIPPYDATLTRKLKEADVVILGKTNMDEFAMGSSTENSAYGPTGNPWDLTRIPGGSGGGSSAALASYQAPLAIGTDTGGSIRQPAAVTATVGVKPTYGSVSRYGMVAFSSSLDQGGPCARTVLDAALLHEVIAGHDPMDSTSIDAPVPPVVEAARNGSVAGLRVGVVKQFAGEGYQAGVVQRFNESVELLKELGAEIVELDCPSFDLAMAAYYLIAPSEASSNLARFDGLRYGLRVGDDGTLSAEDVTALTREAGFGDEVKRRIILGTYALSSGYYDAYYGSAQKVRTLITKDFEKSFEQVDVIVSPTTPTTAFPIGERTDDPLAMYLADLCTIPTNLAGNSAMSLPCGLAPEDGLPVGLQIIAPAMKDDRLYKVGAAVEAAFVARWGHPLLEEAPSL; encoded by the coding sequence ATGATTGAGATCATCAAGCTCACGGCCGCCGAGACCGCCGAGAAGATCGCCTCCGGCGAACTCACGGCCGTCGAGGTCACCGAGGCCCACCTGGCCCGCATCGAGGCCGTCGACGAGAAGGTCCACGCCTTCCTGCACGTCGACCGCGACGGGGCCCTGGCCCAGGCGCGCGCCGTCGACGCGAAGCGCGCCGCGGGCGAGAAGCTCGGCCCGCTGGCGGGCGTACCGCTCGCCCTCAAGGACATCTTCACCACCATCGGGGTCCCGACCACCGTCGGTTCGAAGATCCTCGAAGGGTGGATCCCGCCGTACGACGCCACCCTGACGCGCAAGCTGAAGGAAGCCGACGTCGTCATCCTCGGCAAGACCAACATGGACGAGTTCGCCATGGGGTCCTCCACCGAGAACAGCGCCTACGGCCCCACCGGCAACCCGTGGGACCTCACCCGCATCCCCGGCGGCTCCGGCGGCGGCTCCTCCGCGGCCCTCGCCTCCTACCAGGCGCCCCTGGCCATCGGCACGGACACCGGCGGTTCCATCCGCCAGCCCGCCGCCGTCACCGCCACCGTCGGCGTGAAGCCCACGTACGGCTCGGTGTCCCGCTACGGCATGGTCGCGTTCTCGTCCTCCCTGGACCAGGGCGGGCCCTGCGCCCGCACCGTCCTGGACGCCGCGCTCCTGCACGAGGTCATCGCCGGTCACGACCCGATGGACTCGACCTCCATCGACGCGCCGGTCCCGCCGGTCGTCGAGGCGGCCCGCAACGGCTCCGTCGCCGGCCTGCGCGTCGGCGTGGTGAAGCAGTTCGCCGGCGAGGGCTACCAGGCCGGCGTCGTCCAGCGCTTCAACGAGTCGGTGGAGCTCCTCAAGGAGCTCGGCGCCGAGATCGTCGAGCTGGACTGCCCGTCCTTCGACCTGGCCATGGCCGCGTACTACCTGATCGCCCCGTCCGAGGCCTCCTCGAACCTGGCGCGCTTCGACGGCCTGCGCTACGGCCTGCGCGTCGGCGACGACGGCACCCTGTCCGCCGAGGACGTCACCGCCCTGACCCGCGAGGCCGGCTTCGGCGACGAGGTCAAGCGCCGCATCATCCTCGGCACGTACGCGCTCAGCTCCGGCTACTACGACGCGTACTACGGCTCCGCGCAGAAGGTCCGCACGCTCATCACCAAGGACTTCGAGAAGTCCTTCGAGCAGGTCGACGTGATCGTCTCCCCGACGACCCCGACCACCGCCTTCCCGATCGGCGAGCGCACCGACGACCCCCTCGCCATGTACCTCGCGGACCTGTGCACCATCCCGACCAACCTGGCCGGCAACTCCGCCATGTCGCTCCCCTGCGGCCTGGCACCGGAGGACGGCCTCCCGGTCGGACTGCAAATCATCGCCCCCGCGATGAAGGACGACCGGCTGTACAAGGTCGGCGCCGCCGTCGAGGCTGCCTTCGTCGCGCGCTGGGGTCACCCGCTGCTTGAGGAGGCACCGTCGCTGTGA
- a CDS encoding signal peptidase I: MNVDSAVYTGKATPDAAADRGWLLGHFKAPGDPRHSEDVEIKWGVHPQGDERARWVTGEERTALQVLISGRFRLEFPGRTVVLAEQGDYVVWGRGVDHSWYAEEDTVVLTVRWPSVPGYRADGQPGSPRP, from the coding sequence GTGAACGTCGACTCCGCCGTCTACACCGGCAAAGCCACTCCCGACGCCGCCGCCGACCGGGGCTGGCTCCTCGGTCACTTCAAGGCGCCCGGCGATCCCCGCCACAGCGAGGACGTGGAGATCAAATGGGGCGTCCACCCCCAGGGCGACGAGCGGGCCCGGTGGGTGACCGGCGAGGAGCGCACCGCGCTCCAGGTGCTGATCAGCGGGCGCTTCCGGCTGGAGTTCCCCGGCCGGACCGTGGTCCTCGCCGAGCAGGGCGACTACGTGGTCTGGGGACGCGGCGTCGACCACTCCTGGTACGCAGAGGAGGACACCGTCGTGCTCACCGTCCGATGGCCGTCCGTTCCCGGCTACCGGGCCGACGGGCAACCCGGCAGCCCGCGACCCTGA
- the gatC gene encoding Asp-tRNA(Asn)/Glu-tRNA(Gln) amidotransferase subunit GatC, translating into MPGITREEVAHLARLARLELKSEELDHFAGQLDDIIGAVARVSEVADQDVPPTSHPLPLTNVMRADEVRPSLTPEQALSGAPAQEQQRFKVPQILGED; encoded by the coding sequence ATGCCTGGCATCACGCGCGAGGAGGTCGCCCACCTCGCTCGGCTGGCACGTCTGGAGCTCAAAAGCGAAGAGCTCGACCACTTCGCCGGACAGCTCGACGACATCATCGGCGCGGTCGCCCGCGTTTCCGAGGTCGCCGATCAAGACGTCCCGCCGACCTCCCACCCGCTGCCGCTGACGAACGTCATGCGCGCGGACGAGGTCCGTCCGTCGCTCACCCCCGAGCAGGCGCTTTCCGGCGCTCCCGCCCAGGAGCAGCAGCGTTTCAAGGTGCCGCAGATCCTGGGGGAGGACTAA
- a CDS encoding DinB family protein produces MHMERISPPGTGGERETLRAYLDFHRATLALKCEGLDDGQLRRRASPPSTLSLMGLVRHMAEVERQWFRRTIGGAEVPHLWSDHHDFQAAYDATDASGAEAFAAWHAEVAHSRKVEAAAASLEVTVYVPKWEEEVSLRLVMLHMIHEYARHNGHADFLREAVDGTVGA; encoded by the coding sequence ATGCACATGGAACGCATCTCACCCCCCGGCACCGGAGGCGAGCGCGAAACGCTCCGCGCCTACCTCGACTTCCACCGCGCCACCCTCGCGCTGAAGTGCGAGGGTCTGGACGACGGGCAACTGCGCCGCCGGGCGTCCCCACCGTCGACGCTGTCCCTGATGGGCCTGGTCCGGCACATGGCCGAGGTCGAACGACAGTGGTTCCGCCGCACGATCGGCGGGGCCGAGGTCCCGCACCTGTGGTCCGACCACCACGACTTCCAGGCGGCCTACGACGCCACGGACGCGAGCGGGGCCGAGGCCTTCGCGGCCTGGCACGCCGAGGTCGCACACTCCCGGAAGGTGGAGGCGGCCGCCGCGTCCCTGGAGGTGACGGTGTACGTCCCCAAGTGGGAGGAGGAGGTCTCGTTGCGCCTGGTGATGCTGCACATGATCCACGAGTACGCCCGTCACAACGGGCACGCCGACTTCCTCCGCGAGGCCGTGGACGGCACCGTCGGCGCGTGA
- a CDS encoding putative bifunctional diguanylate cyclase/phosphodiesterase: MRTGRFGLLGARTPDTRPLDTGSGGKGQDGKGQHVRTTTPLVIVGLSVVALATGIAAALSDRQALFPGGTVGWALALLTGIIVGHLVALGRDRWWGGTGSGAALTLGVLVLYGWVPAGLVSLAVVSLVGAARRHRWRQGLLHGSVDILGIGAGALVLGAFGDHPTVETPWQPTTWGPGAIPEIILVALAYLAVTRLLLWASLSPRGGGLPTVARTALLRQALVAAALLGIAPLICVVAVSQPVLLPLFAVPLIALDSTLWIARARAEEQLRDPLTGLPNRQWLLERAWSALDEAERLGTRAALVLIDLDRFRAVNDTLGHLAGDRLLLQIADRLRQALPQDAEVARLGGDEFAVLLPVADSTTSAQRVARHLVAELGSPLDLDGLTLVLEASAGLAVFPDHALDAEGLLRRADVAMYQAKRDRTGVEVYESKRDSNTPDRLGLLGDLRRALDAGEVELHYQPKVRFDGQVAGLEALVRWVHPERGRVSPDEFIAIAETSGLMPHLTEYVLETALAQVARWRAQGLKVPVAVNVSPRDVHTPGFAGAVAARLARHGVPASGLQLEITEHVLLEDPQRAADTMAGLTGHGVKMSLDDFGTGYSSLVHLRRLPVSELKIDRSFVARLAVDAQDAEIVRCTVDLAHSLGLLVVAEGVEDDETWERLRDLGCDAVQGWLVAAAMPPQEATAWLLARGERGWRRPADITAELAAAAAAETQAS; encoded by the coding sequence GTGCGGACGGGACGGTTCGGGCTCCTGGGAGCCAGGACGCCGGACACCCGCCCGCTCGACACCGGATCGGGCGGCAAGGGACAGGACGGCAAGGGGCAACACGTCCGCACGACCACGCCCCTCGTCATCGTGGGCCTGTCCGTCGTCGCCCTCGCCACCGGCATCGCCGCCGCCCTGAGCGACCGTCAGGCGCTGTTCCCCGGCGGCACGGTGGGCTGGGCGCTCGCCCTGCTCACCGGCATCATCGTCGGCCACCTCGTCGCGCTGGGCCGCGACCGCTGGTGGGGCGGCACCGGCTCGGGCGCCGCGCTCACCCTCGGCGTCCTCGTCCTCTACGGATGGGTGCCCGCGGGACTCGTCTCCCTGGCCGTGGTCTCGCTGGTCGGGGCCGCGCGCCGGCACCGCTGGCGGCAGGGCCTGCTCCACGGCTCCGTCGACATCCTCGGCATCGGCGCCGGAGCCCTCGTCCTCGGCGCCTTCGGCGACCACCCGACGGTCGAGACCCCCTGGCAGCCCACGACCTGGGGACCCGGGGCCATCCCGGAGATCATCCTGGTCGCCCTCGCCTACCTGGCGGTCACCCGCCTCCTGCTGTGGGCCTCCCTCTCCCCGCGCGGGGGCGGACTGCCCACCGTCGCCCGCACCGCCCTGCTCCGGCAGGCGCTCGTCGCCGCCGCGCTGCTGGGGATCGCCCCCCTGATCTGCGTCGTCGCCGTCTCCCAGCCGGTGCTGCTGCCGTTGTTCGCCGTACCGCTCATCGCACTGGACTCCACCCTGTGGATCGCCCGCGCCCGCGCCGAGGAGCAACTGCGCGACCCGCTGACGGGGCTCCCCAACCGGCAGTGGCTGCTGGAGCGCGCCTGGTCGGCGCTGGACGAGGCCGAACGACTGGGCACCCGGGCGGCCCTCGTCCTGATCGACCTCGACCGCTTCCGGGCCGTCAACGACACCCTCGGCCACCTCGCCGGCGACCGGCTGCTCCTCCAGATCGCCGACCGACTGCGCCAGGCCCTGCCCCAGGACGCCGAGGTCGCCCGACTCGGCGGCGACGAGTTCGCCGTACTGCTCCCCGTCGCGGACTCCACCACCAGCGCCCAGCGGGTCGCCCGGCACCTGGTCGCCGAGCTCGGCTCCCCCCTCGACCTGGACGGGCTCACGCTCGTCCTGGAGGCCAGCGCCGGCCTCGCCGTCTTCCCCGACCACGCGCTGGACGCCGAAGGACTGCTGCGCCGCGCCGACGTCGCCATGTACCAGGCCAAGCGGGACCGGACGGGCGTCGAGGTCTACGAGTCCAAACGCGACAGCAACACGCCCGACCGGCTCGGCCTCCTCGGCGACCTGCGGCGCGCCCTCGACGCGGGCGAGGTGGAACTCCACTACCAGCCGAAGGTCCGCTTCGACGGACAGGTGGCCGGGCTGGAGGCACTCGTGCGCTGGGTGCACCCGGAGCGCGGCCGGGTCTCGCCCGACGAGTTCATCGCCATCGCCGAGACCTCCGGACTGATGCCGCACCTGACGGAGTACGTCCTGGAGACCGCCCTCGCGCAGGTGGCGCGGTGGCGGGCGCAGGGCCTGAAGGTGCCGGTCGCCGTCAACGTCTCGCCCCGCGACGTCCACACGCCCGGCTTCGCGGGAGCGGTGGCCGCCCGGCTGGCGCGGCACGGGGTCCCGGCGAGCGGCCTCCAGCTGGAGATAACGGAACACGTCCTGCTGGAGGACCCCCAGCGGGCGGCGGACACCATGGCCGGGCTGACCGGGCACGGGGTGAAGATGTCGCTGGACGACTTCGGCACCGGGTACTCCTCGCTCGTGCACCTGAGGCGGCTGCCGGTCAGCGAACTGAAGATCGACCGGTCGTTCGTGGCCCGGCTCGCCGTCGACGCGCAGGACGCGGAGATCGTCCGGTGCACCGTCGACCTGGCCCACTCGCTGGGGCTGCTCGTCGTCGCCGAGGGCGTGGAGGACGACGAGACCTGGGAGCGGCTGCGCGACCTCGGCTGCGACGCGGTCCAGGGGTGGCTGGTCGCCGCCGCCATGCCGCCACAGGAGGCCACCGCCTGGCTGCTGGCCCGCGGCGAGCGCGGCTGGCGACGTCCCGCGGACATCACCGCCGAACTCGCGGCCGCCGCGGCGGCGGAGACCCAGGCCTCCTGA
- a CDS encoding GNAT family N-acetyltransferase, with the protein MDGTELLKVRALYDAQMRRGAQPDSASARVERVGAVVRQTVSGPGWNGVVWSYLDAGTADAEIAAQIAHFAGRAKAGEATDFEWKLYDHDRPADLGERLRAAGFVPEPAETLLVARTADLAALPVRPPEGITLRVVTDEAGVDLMMEAHRRAFATESPRIREQVLGMLRDAPDTVEAVVAMAGDTPVCAARMEMPRGVSFAGLWGGGTDPEWRGRGIYRLLVAHRARLAAARGIEYLQVDATEDSRPILERLGFKVLGVTVPYVWEG; encoded by the coding sequence ATGGATGGCACGGAATTGCTGAAGGTACGGGCGCTGTACGACGCGCAGATGCGCCGGGGCGCGCAGCCCGACTCGGCGTCGGCCCGGGTGGAACGGGTGGGTGCGGTCGTCCGGCAGACCGTGTCCGGGCCCGGCTGGAACGGCGTGGTCTGGTCGTACCTCGACGCCGGGACGGCGGACGCGGAGATCGCCGCGCAGATCGCCCACTTCGCGGGGCGGGCGAAGGCCGGCGAGGCGACGGACTTCGAGTGGAAGCTGTACGACCACGACCGCCCGGCGGACCTCGGGGAACGGCTGCGCGCGGCCGGGTTCGTGCCGGAGCCCGCCGAGACGCTGCTCGTGGCGCGCACGGCCGATCTGGCGGCGCTGCCGGTCCGTCCGCCCGAGGGGATCACCTTGCGGGTGGTGACGGACGAGGCGGGGGTGGACCTGATGATGGAGGCCCACAGGAGGGCGTTCGCCACCGAGAGCCCCCGGATCCGGGAACAGGTGCTCGGCATGCTGCGGGACGCCCCGGACACCGTCGAGGCCGTCGTCGCGATGGCGGGCGACACCCCGGTCTGCGCGGCCCGGATGGAAATGCCGCGGGGGGTCTCGTTCGCGGGGCTCTGGGGCGGCGGCACCGATCCCGAGTGGCGCGGGCGCGGCATCTACCGCCTCCTGGTCGCCCACCGCGCCCGGCTGGCGGCGGCCCGCGGCATCGAGTACCTCCAGGTGGACGCGACGGAGGACAGCCGACCGATCCTGGAACGGCTGGGGTTCAAGGTGCTGGGAGTGACGGTTCCGTACGTGTGGGAGGGCTGA